In Aquamicrobium sp., a single genomic region encodes these proteins:
- a CDS encoding type II toxin-antitoxin system VapB family antitoxin, with the protein MALSIKDRETELLARRLAERTGETITMATKRALEERLRRTGSDARKAALLEDMEAMRRRLGALPVLDDRTPDEIVGYNQNGVPG; encoded by the coding sequence ATGGCGCTGAGCATCAAGGATCGGGAAACGGAGCTGCTGGCGCGCAGGCTCGCTGAGCGGACCGGCGAGACCATCACCATGGCGACGAAGCGGGCGCTCGAGGAGCGGTTGCGGCGGACGGGCTCCGACGCACGCAAGGCCGCCTTGCTGGAGGACATGGAGGCGATGCGGCGGCGTTTGGGCGCCCTGCCCGTCCTCGACGACCGCACGCCCGACGAGATCGTCGGCTACAACCAGAACGGCGTGCCCGGCTGA
- a CDS encoding type II toxin-antitoxin system VapC family toxin, translating to MVIDTSAIVAIFLDEPDAPAYGERIVDDPVRLVSAATLVEAAMVIESRFGDAGGAELDLWLHRTGAEIVAVSAEHADQARRAWRRYGKGRHPAGLNYGDCFSYALAKLTGEPLLFKGDDFSKTDISPAWARDER from the coding sequence ATGGTGATCGACACCTCCGCGATCGTCGCGATCTTCCTCGACGAGCCGGATGCTCCGGCCTATGGCGAGCGCATCGTCGACGATCCCGTCCGGCTCGTCTCGGCCGCGACGCTCGTCGAGGCTGCCATGGTCATCGAGAGCCGCTTCGGCGATGCGGGAGGAGCCGAGCTCGATCTGTGGCTGCACCGGACCGGCGCCGAGATCGTGGCCGTCAGCGCCGAGCACGCGGACCAGGCCCGCCGTGCCTGGCGCCGCTACGGAAAAGGCCGTCACCCGGCCGGCCTCAACTATGGAGACTGCTTCTCCTATGCGTTGGCGAAGCTGACCGGCGAGCCGCTCCTTTTCAAGGGCGACGACTTCTCGAAAACCGACATCAGCCCGGCATGGGCTCGCGATGAGCGGTAA
- a CDS encoding site-specific integrase: MSGNRLPTPDGAHAPLPDMPDIVDVVMEMGRAPREPPADEAGALRHGSPPAGRSVERSAGPSDTPEGGPDAHPSSFGKPDRSLSAGDGDLSPPPPAVTGAPAPAHLADLAERARFYVEAASSANTRRAYGADWKHFSGWCRRQGLAPMPPSAQTVGLYITACAAGTVSGDGKPNSVSTIERRLSSLSWNYAQRGLVLDRKDRHIATVMAGIRNRHAAPPRQKEAILPEDLIAMLETLDRGTLRGLRDRAMLLLGFAGALRRSEIVGLDVGRDQTEDGRGWVEILDKGALVTLRGKTGWREVEIGRGSSDMTCPVVALETWLHFARLGHGPLFRRVTGQGRKVGAERLNAQEVARLVKRAALAAGVRGDVAEGRRAGLFAGHSLRAGLASSAEVEERYVQKQLGHASAEMTRKYQRRRDRFRVNLTKAAGL, from the coding sequence ATGAGCGGTAACCGGCTTCCCACCCCGGACGGCGCGCATGCGCCCCTCCCGGACATGCCCGACATCGTCGACGTGGTGATGGAGATGGGCCGCGCGCCGCGGGAGCCGCCGGCAGATGAAGCCGGGGCCCTGCGCCATGGCTCCCCGCCCGCCGGGCGTTCCGTCGAAAGGTCCGCCGGGCCCTCCGATACGCCCGAAGGCGGACCGGATGCTCACCCTTCGTCGTTCGGAAAGCCGGATCGCTCTCTTTCCGCCGGCGATGGCGACCTCTCCCCTCCCCCGCCGGCCGTCACCGGCGCGCCTGCGCCCGCCCACCTCGCCGATCTGGCCGAGCGCGCGCGCTTCTATGTCGAGGCGGCGAGCTCGGCCAACACGCGCCGCGCCTATGGCGCCGACTGGAAGCACTTTTCCGGCTGGTGCCGCAGGCAGGGCCTCGCCCCGATGCCGCCCTCGGCGCAGACGGTCGGGCTCTACATAACCGCCTGCGCCGCCGGCACGGTCTCGGGCGACGGCAAGCCGAACTCGGTCTCCACCATCGAGCGCAGGCTCTCCTCTCTGTCGTGGAACTATGCCCAGCGCGGCCTCGTCCTCGACCGCAAGGACCGCCACATCGCCACCGTCATGGCCGGCATCCGCAACCGTCACGCCGCGCCGCCGCGGCAGAAGGAGGCGATCCTGCCGGAAGACCTGATCGCGATGCTGGAAACGCTCGATCGCGGAACCTTACGCGGCCTGCGCGACCGCGCCATGCTGCTCCTCGGTTTCGCCGGGGCCCTGCGCCGCTCCGAGATCGTCGGCCTCGACGTCGGCCGCGACCAGACCGAGGACGGGCGCGGCTGGGTCGAGATCCTCGACAAGGGCGCCCTCGTCACCCTGCGCGGCAAGACCGGCTGGCGCGAGGTCGAGATCGGGCGCGGCTCGTCGGACATGACCTGCCCCGTCGTCGCGCTCGAGACCTGGCTGCATTTCGCCCGCCTCGGCCACGGCCCGCTGTTCCGCCGCGTCACCGGGCAAGGCAGGAAGGTCGGCGCCGAGCGGCTCAACGCCCAGGAGGTCGCCCGCCTCGTCAAGCGCGCGGCGCTCGCCGCCGGCGTGCGCGGCGACGTGGCCGAGGGCCGGCGGGCCGGCCTGTTCGCCGGGCACTCGCTGCGCGCCGGCCTTGCCTCCTCGGCCGAGGTCGAGGAGCGCTACGTCCAGAAGCAGCTCGGCCACGCCTCGGCCGAGATGACCCGCAAATACCAGCGCCGCCGCGACCGCTTCCGCGTCAACCTCACAAAGGCGGCCGGGCTCTGA
- a CDS encoding WGR domain-containing protein — protein MDRPSLLLHRIDPARNMARYFALAIEPTLFGDHAVIRSWGRLGTQGRQMIELHAEAASARAAFARHAGSKRRRGYVPAG, from the coding sequence ATGGATCGTCCGTCCCTCCTGCTTCACCGCATCGACCCGGCGCGCAACATGGCGCGCTATTTTGCGCTCGCCATCGAGCCGACGCTGTTCGGCGACCACGCCGTCATCCGCAGCTGGGGCCGGCTCGGCACGCAGGGCCGCCAGATGATCGAGCTCCACGCAGAAGCGGCCTCGGCGCGCGCCGCCTTCGCCCGCCATGCCGGGTCGAAGCGACGGCGCGGCTACGTCCCGGCCGGATGA
- a CDS encoding LLM class flavin-dependent oxidoreductase, with the protein MKNIGFLSFGHWTPSPHSQTRSAADALIQSIELSVAAEELGADGAYFRVHHFARQLASPFPLLAAVGARTKRIEIGTAVIDMRYENPLYMAEDAGAADLIAGGRLQLGISRGSPEQVVDGWRYFGYAPEEGRNDADMARSHAEVFLDVLRGEGFAEPNPQPMFPNPPGLLRVEPHSPGLRERIWWGAATNATAVWAAQLGMNLQSSTLKFDETGEPFHVQQAQQIRAYREAWKEAGHEREPRVSVSRSIFALMDDRDRMYFGQGRPDQDKIGFIEAGTRAIFGRNYAGEPDALIRELAHDEAIAEADTLLLTVPNQLGVDYNAHVIEAILKHVAPALGWR; encoded by the coding sequence ATGAAGAACATCGGCTTCCTGTCCTTCGGCCACTGGACCCCTTCGCCGCATTCGCAGACACGTTCGGCCGCCGACGCGCTCATCCAGTCCATCGAGCTGTCGGTCGCCGCCGAGGAGCTGGGCGCGGACGGCGCTTACTTCCGCGTCCATCACTTCGCCCGCCAGCTCGCCTCGCCCTTCCCGCTGCTGGCGGCTGTCGGCGCGCGCACGAAAAGGATCGAGATCGGCACCGCCGTCATCGACATGCGCTACGAGAACCCGCTCTACATGGCCGAGGACGCGGGCGCGGCCGACCTGATCGCCGGCGGCCGGCTCCAGCTCGGCATCAGCCGCGGCTCGCCCGAGCAGGTGGTCGACGGCTGGCGCTATTTCGGCTACGCGCCCGAGGAGGGCAGAAACGACGCCGACATGGCGCGCAGCCATGCCGAGGTCTTCCTCGACGTGCTGCGCGGCGAAGGCTTCGCCGAGCCGAACCCGCAGCCGATGTTCCCGAATCCGCCCGGCCTGCTGCGGGTCGAGCCGCATTCGCCCGGCCTTCGCGAGCGCATCTGGTGGGGCGCGGCGACCAACGCCACCGCGGTCTGGGCCGCGCAGCTCGGCATGAACCTGCAAAGCTCGACCCTGAAATTCGACGAGACGGGCGAGCCGTTCCACGTCCAGCAGGCGCAGCAGATCCGCGCCTATCGCGAAGCATGGAAGGAGGCCGGGCACGAACGGGAGCCGCGCGTCTCGGTCAGCCGCTCGATCTTCGCCCTGATGGACGACCGCGACCGGATGTATTTCGGCCAGGGCCGGCCCGACCAGGACAAGATCGGCTTCATCGAGGCCGGCACGCGGGCGATCTTCGGCCGCAATTATGCCGGCGAGCCGGACGCGCTGATCCGGGAGCTGGCGCACGACGAGGCGATCGCCGAGGCCGACACGCTGCTGCTGACCGTGCCGAACCAGCTCGGCGTCGACTACAACGCCCACGTCATCGAGGCGATCCTGAAGCACGTCGCTCCCGCCCTCGGCTGGCGCTGA
- the repC gene encoding plasmid replication protein RepC, producing MTERFATTPFGGARVRASSFLQREAIDRRRTELGEGGNDTGRADKWQLIRALCEARAAFNLSDRTITVLEALLSFHPERELDGTEPVVVFPSNAELSLRSRGMADATLRRHIAALVEAGLILRCDSPNGKRYCRRDARGGIESAFGFDLSPLALAAAGIHQAAEAARAEARACQRLRGEITVHLRDTMKIVEAGLAEKRAGDWEGFSLRLMPLARRLPRQAARELLIERRGALVRLRAEVEDAYLNSLSEQEMSGNDAGSERQYQNSNPDHHFENSSEKELKPAREPGKRTAGEDERGQADGESARPDGRAPETKGEPVALNYLLSVCPALEPYARDGISSWKDVLITAGLVRSMLGISPDAWAKAREAMGDHVAAAVVAAILERADVIRAPGGYLRALTARAENGQFSLRPMLAALERDRDGG from the coding sequence ATGACGGAGCGTTTTGCGACGACGCCATTCGGCGGCGCACGGGTTCGTGCGTCCTCATTCCTGCAACGCGAGGCCATCGACAGGCGGCGCACGGAGCTCGGCGAAGGCGGCAACGACACGGGCCGGGCCGACAAGTGGCAGCTCATCCGCGCGCTGTGCGAGGCGCGGGCGGCCTTCAACCTGTCGGACCGCACGATCACGGTGCTGGAGGCGCTGCTGAGCTTCCACCCCGAGCGCGAGCTCGACGGGACGGAGCCGGTGGTGGTGTTCCCCTCCAATGCCGAGCTTTCGCTGCGCAGCCGCGGCATGGCCGACGCCACGCTGCGCCGGCACATCGCGGCGCTGGTCGAGGCCGGGCTGATCCTGCGCTGCGACAGCCCCAACGGCAAGCGCTACTGCCGGCGCGATGCCCGTGGCGGCATCGAGAGCGCCTTCGGCTTCGACCTGTCGCCGCTGGCGCTGGCCGCCGCCGGCATCCACCAGGCGGCCGAGGCGGCGCGGGCCGAGGCCCGGGCCTGCCAGCGCCTGCGCGGCGAGATCACCGTCCATCTGCGCGACACGATGAAGATCGTCGAGGCCGGCCTTGCCGAGAAGCGCGCCGGCGACTGGGAGGGTTTTTCGCTGCGCCTGATGCCGCTTGCCCGGCGTCTGCCGCGCCAGGCGGCGAGGGAGCTTCTCATCGAGCGTCGCGGCGCGCTGGTGCGGCTGCGCGCCGAGGTCGAGGATGCCTATCTCAACTCTCTCTCGGAACAGGAAATGAGCGGCAATGACGCCGGTTCTGAGCGGCAGTATCAGAATTCAAATCCAGACCACCACTTTGAAAATAGCTCAGAAAAAGAGCTGAAGCCGGCGCGCGAACCCGGGAAGCGGACGGCAGGAGAAGACGAAAGGGGGCAGGCGGACGGCGAAAGCGCGAGGCCGGACGGCCGTGCGCCGGAAACGAAGGGCGAGCCGGTGGCGCTCAACTACCTGCTTTCGGTCTGCCCGGCGCTCGAACCTTATGCCCGCGACGGCATTTCGAGCTGGAAGGATGTCCTCATCACCGCCGGACTGGTGCGCTCGATGCTCGGCATCTCGCCCGATGCCTGGGCGAAGGCGCGCGAGGCGATGGGCGATCATGTCGCGGCGGCAGTGGTCGCCGCCATTCTCGAACGGGCCGATGTCATCCGCGCGCCGGGCGGGTATCTGCGGGCGCTGACGGCGCGGGCCGAAAACGGCCAGTTCTCGCTGCGGCCGATGCTGGCGGCGCTGGAGCGCGACCGGGATGGGGGATGA